In Candidatus Desulfofervidus auxilii, one genomic interval encodes:
- a CDS encoding biotin carboxylase N-terminal domain-containing protein produces the protein MARVLIANRGEIAIRIMKACQALNLDFVIVYTEEDKHSLHVRLGLQEGGKDKVYRIASYTDPNEILEIADYTKCDAIHPGYGFLAENYRFARRVAIRRRPLKFIGPRWEVIRELGNKINTKALATKLNIPVIPGSEKPIYNEIEAENIAIELFHKQWEEGIKNPAILVKASSGGGGMGIEEVRHLEELRSVYRRVKRYAKRQFGDEWVLLEKKFPVFNHIEVQLVCSQHGERVHYNTRNCSIQSISRQKRIEVAPAFDPNYSYNFNPEEIEKKIIHYSLKIANYLDYDNVGTWEWIVTPGGEVYLLEVNPRIQVESGVSGLIAQIKKQPQGVDLIKEQIRLALGERLKYKQKHLSFNGASIEFRLVAEDTKHGFKPWTGTINHFHLPQYEWLQVHTHVPQDRSYSIPTDYDPNLALALIWGKDIEEAKQRGECFLNELEIDGENSKGEKIVTNIEFLKEKLSQIQRFV, from the coding sequence ATGGCAAGAGTGCTTATTGCTAATCGTGGGGAAATTGCTATCCGGATTATGAAGGCTTGTCAGGCCTTGAACTTGGATTTTGTTATAGTGTATACTGAAGAAGATAAACACTCCTTGCATGTTAGGCTAGGATTGCAAGAAGGAGGGAAAGATAAAGTTTATCGGATTGCTAGTTATACTGATCCCAACGAAATCTTAGAAATTGCTGATTATACTAAGTGTGACGCCATTCATCCTGGTTACGGCTTTTTGGCAGAAAATTATAGATTTGCTCGCCGCGTAGCCATTAGACGACGTCCGTTAAAATTTATTGGTCCCCGCTGGGAGGTAATTAGAGAACTAGGAAATAAAATCAATACCAAAGCACTTGCTACTAAACTTAATATTCCTGTGATTCCTGGGTCTGAAAAGCCTATTTATAACGAAATCGAAGCAGAAAATATAGCCATTGAACTTTTCCATAAACAATGGGAAGAAGGGATCAAAAACCCAGCAATTCTAGTGAAGGCTTCTAGTGGTGGGGGAGGCATGGGAATTGAGGAAGTAAGACACCTAGAAGAATTAAGAAGTGTTTATCGCCGAGTAAAAAGATATGCTAAACGACAATTTGGAGATGAGTGGGTTCTTTTAGAAAAAAAGTTTCCTGTGTTCAATCATATTGAGGTGCAGCTGGTCTGTAGTCAACATGGAGAAAGAGTCCACTATAATACTAGAAATTGTAGTATCCAAAGCATATCTAGGCAAAAACGCATTGAAGTGGCACCTGCCTTTGACCCCAACTACTCCTATAATTTTAATCCTGAGGAGATAGAAAAGAAAATTATTCATTATTCTTTGAAAATAGCAAATTATTTAGATTATGATAATGTGGGCACCTGGGAATGGATTGTTACACCAGGTGGTGAAGTATATTTACTAGAAGTCAATCCCAGGATTCAGGTAGAAAGTGGTGTCTCGGGTCTAATTGCCCAAATAAAAAAACAACCCCAGGGAGTGGATTTAATTAAGGAGCAAATAAGGCTTGCTTTAGGAGAACGGTTGAAATACAAACAAAAACACTTAAGTTTTAATGGTGCCAGTATTGAATTTCGTCTAGTAGCGGAAGATACAAAACATGGTTTTAAACCTTGGACTGGAACTATTAATCACTTTCATTTACCCCAATATGAATGGTTACAAGTCCATACCCATGTGCCTCAAGACAGGTCATATTCTATTCCCACTGATTATGACCCAAATTTAGCCCTGGCCCTTATATGGGGAAAGGATATAGAAGAAGCCAAACAACGTGGGGAATGTTTTTTAAATGAACTAGAAATTGACGGAGAGAATAGTAAGGGAGAAAAAATCGTTACCAACATTGAATTTTTGAAAGAAAAATTAAGCCAAATTCAGAGATTTGTTTAA
- a CDS encoding acetyl-CoA carboxylase carboxyl transferase subunit alpha/beta: protein MLVLEKKLDVLKRRLIYLSDIKGEIFGERIQTLENWLNNISERIYELSEEEVAEQLEKIATQISFYEKEAEQKLTPLDYVRIVRHPFRMTLKDILENVYDDYVELGGEEEYNIDPAVIAARATITRRIGKRVYTHQVMVIGHEKGHGEEFRNGGSAKPWGNEKALRFMQVAETEGIPIHTYIFTPGAYPIEDYPGAAQQIARNLYAMAGLRVPIISFISEGGSGGAEAIGLADLRLMFSHGYYSVISPEGAAAIEGKVKEGEKVPLDLIHFCAQQLKITAIENLKLGTIDRIIQEPPLGARRDDYEFFNLLKQEIIRATDEVYLSVKSLSRLRARQLKKNGLKDTTNIYVHWELDSKEIERLLQKRTLKYKSLTKDFYADLRSFWRKNMDKMELKWLRLKTFLFFNILKRPIKRLQHFIGDVKAELQVISNYVIAPFLRFKEKILPKKKRMISLISETPAKEEDNYWSEIYVSPLANVDKTVSCPNAEKYGCYDIWVPDLYGELCGICPNCGHHFPLEYQWYLNCLFDKNSVKEFYKEIASINPINYHGFDEKLEKTREKTGRYSALISFDAKVMGISLVVVMLYSDFRNGTVGAAEGEKFILACERAKLLRRPLLAYVHGTAGIRIHEGTVGVVQMPKCTIAVREYIKAGGLYIVVYDNNSYAGPVASFLGCAPYQFAIRSSRIGFAGPRVIRETTNQEIPPDYHAAKNALKRGHIQGIWDRREFRKNLYMALLTMGGKHLYYR from the coding sequence ATGCTAGTCTTAGAAAAAAAGCTAGATGTTTTAAAAAGGAGATTAATCTATCTATCTGATATTAAAGGAGAAATCTTTGGAGAGAGAATTCAAACTTTGGAGAATTGGCTAAATAATATTTCAGAACGCATTTATGAACTTTCTGAAGAAGAAGTAGCTGAGCAGTTGGAGAAAATTGCTACTCAGATTTCTTTTTATGAGAAAGAGGCTGAGCAAAAACTTACTCCTCTAGATTATGTGCGTATTGTTCGTCACCCATTTCGGATGACCTTAAAGGATATTTTGGAAAATGTATATGATGATTATGTAGAATTAGGAGGAGAAGAAGAATATAATATTGACCCTGCTGTAATTGCTGCCCGTGCTACTATAACCCGTCGCATAGGAAAAAGGGTTTACACTCACCAGGTGATGGTTATTGGTCATGAAAAAGGGCATGGTGAAGAATTTAGAAATGGTGGAAGTGCAAAACCTTGGGGAAATGAAAAGGCTTTAAGATTCATGCAAGTAGCAGAAACAGAAGGTATTCCTATCCATACTTATATTTTTACTCCAGGTGCCTATCCCATAGAAGACTATCCTGGGGCAGCTCAACAGATTGCCCGCAATCTATATGCCATGGCGGGGTTAAGGGTACCCATTATCTCTTTTATCTCTGAGGGAGGTTCAGGGGGGGCAGAGGCCATTGGTTTAGCCGACCTACGGTTAATGTTTTCACATGGTTATTATTCTGTAATTTCACCTGAAGGTGCGGCTGCCATAGAAGGTAAAGTAAAAGAAGGGGAGAAAGTTCCTCTTGATTTAATCCATTTTTGTGCTCAACAACTCAAGATTACAGCCATAGAAAATCTTAAATTAGGTACCATTGACAGAATTATCCAGGAGCCTCCTTTAGGAGCAAGAAGAGATGATTATGAGTTTTTTAATCTTCTAAAGCAAGAAATAATTAGGGCCACAGACGAAGTTTATCTTTCAGTAAAAAGTTTAAGTAGATTAAGGGCACGTCAGCTTAAAAAAAATGGATTAAAGGATACCACCAATATTTATGTGCATTGGGAGCTTGATAGTAAAGAGATTGAGAGGCTTTTACAAAAACGCACCCTGAAATATAAAAGTTTAACTAAAGATTTTTATGCTGATCTCCGCAGTTTTTGGCGAAAAAACATGGATAAAATGGAGCTAAAGTGGTTAAGATTGAAAACCTTTCTATTTTTTAACATCTTAAAACGCCCCATAAAACGCTTACAGCACTTTATAGGAGATGTCAAAGCAGAACTACAGGTAATTTCAAATTATGTAATAGCTCCTTTTTTAAGATTTAAGGAAAAAATTTTACCAAAGAAGAAAAGAATGATATCTTTAATCTCCGAAACTCCTGCCAAAGAAGAGGACAACTATTGGAGTGAGATTTATGTCAGTCCTCTAGCCAATGTGGATAAAACCGTGAGCTGTCCTAATGCTGAAAAATATGGTTGTTATGATATCTGGGTGCCTGATTTATATGGAGAGTTATGCGGTATTTGTCCTAATTGTGGTCACCATTTTCCTTTAGAATATCAATGGTATCTGAATTGCCTGTTTGATAAAAATTCAGTAAAGGAATTTTATAAGGAAATAGCCTCTATAAATCCTATCAATTATCATGGTTTTGATGAAAAATTAGAAAAAACTAGGGAAAAAACAGGGCGTTATAGTGCGCTTATCTCATTTGATGCAAAGGTAATGGGTATTTCTTTAGTAGTAGTTATGCTTTATAGCGATTTTAGAAATGGCACAGTAGGAGCAGCCGAAGGAGAAAAATTTATATTGGCATGTGAGAGGGCCAAATTATTACGCCGTCCTTTACTTGCTTATGTTCATGGAACTGCTGGCATCCGGATCCATGAAGGTACAGTTGGGGTAGTCCAAATGCCAAAATGTACCATAGCGGTGAGGGAATATATTAAAGCTGGAGGACTTTATATTGTGGTTTATGATAACAATTCCTATGCTGGTCCGGTAGCCAGTTTTTTAGGCTGTGCACCCTATCAATTTGCTATTCGTTCTTCTCGGATTGGCTTTGCTGGTCCTAGAGTGATTCGTGAAACTACCAATCAAGAAATCCCACCAGATTATCATGCTGCTAAGAATGCCTTAAAACGTGGTCACATCCAAGGCATCTGGGATAGAAGAGAATTTAGAAAAAATTTGTATATGGCCTTACTTACTATGGGAGGAAAACACCTTTATTACCGTTAA
- a CDS encoding biotin--[acetyl-CoA-carboxylase] ligase yields MEGLIRDREREIILKNMVQKLKKEEFEKRYAKEKEAERILRRGEMIGANLWCYHSVTRTMEVAKKYIENCYTLRQTPYSGTVFIAQTVNQAQGRYNRKWYALPGGLWFSFILYPEVESPYIHLYPLSLGIACCEALREIGINVCIKWVNDLIFNRHKVGGILSETYISSRKETYLIFGVGINVNNSFPSTLDIPAISLKKITGKALNIDLLFSLILIKLIWYVGLVHEAELKKETQEIIEMWLKYTNILGQKMYYAEDLKIDKKREVEILGLDPFGGLIVRFCDTERVETLYSGELTYI; encoded by the coding sequence ATGGAAGGTTTAATTCGGGATAGGGAAAGGGAAATAATCCTAAAAAATATGGTGCAGAAACTGAAAAAAGAGGAGTTTGAAAAAAGATATGCAAAGGAGAAGGAAGCAGAAAGAATTTTGCGTCGAGGTGAGATGATTGGTGCCAATCTCTGGTGTTACCATTCTGTTACTCGAACTATGGAAGTAGCCAAAAAGTATATTGAAAACTGTTATACTTTAAGACAAACACCTTATTCTGGCACAGTATTTATTGCCCAAACAGTAAACCAGGCCCAAGGAAGGTATAATAGAAAATGGTATGCTCTTCCAGGAGGATTATGGTTTAGCTTTATTCTCTATCCTGAAGTAGAATCTCCATATATTCACCTTTATCCACTTTCTTTGGGTATAGCCTGTTGTGAGGCCTTACGGGAAATAGGGATTAATGTTTGTATTAAATGGGTCAATGACCTTATATTTAACAGACACAAAGTAGGAGGAATTTTGAGTGAAACATATATTTCTTCTAGAAAAGAAACATACCTTATTTTTGGTGTTGGAATCAATGTTAATAACAGTTTCCCATCCACATTGGATATTCCTGCTATCTCCTTGAAAAAAATTACAGGAAAGGCGTTAAATATAGATTTACTTTTTTCCTTGATATTGATAAAATTAATTTGGTATGTTGGATTAGTTCATGAAGCAGAACTGAAAAAAGAAACGCAGGAAATTATTGAGATGTGGCTTAAATATACCAATATTTTAGGTCAAAAGATGTATTATGCTGAGGATTTGAAAATAGACAAAAAAAGAGAAGTAGAAATATTAGGACTAGACCCCTTTGGAGGGTTGATTGTTCGTTTTTGTGATACAGAAAGAGTGGAGACACTATATAGTGGTGAGCTAACTTACATCTAA
- a CDS encoding type IV pilus twitching motility protein PilT: MAKIDSFFKLMHENNASDLHLLAGFQPMVRIHGELQKVKYKVLEDSELRGILYEIITEPQIKFFEEKGDLDFAYEVPNLARYRANYFMHKDGIGAAFREIPEQIMTIDELRLPQVLKSFALLPKGFVLVTGPTGSGKSTTLAAIIDYANERRKSRIITIEDPIEFVHQNKNCIISHREVGTHTKSFAAALRSALREDPDIILVGEIRDLETARLAMEAAATGHLVFSTLHTSGATKTVDRLIEMFPTDEQEFIRSLLADVIRGIISQTLFKRIDRPGRIAALEIMVATYAVRNLIRENKTHQLSSLIQTGKKYGMQTLDDAILEFLSKGFIDPEDAYLNAIDKAKFKPFLKRIPKDFTEV; this comes from the coding sequence ATGGCAAAGATAGACAGTTTTTTTAAATTGATGCATGAGAACAATGCTTCGGATTTGCATCTTTTAGCTGGTTTCCAACCCATGGTTCGCATCCATGGAGAACTTCAAAAAGTGAAATATAAAGTTCTAGAAGATAGTGAATTAAGGGGAATACTTTATGAAATTATCACTGAGCCACAAATAAAGTTTTTTGAGGAAAAAGGAGATTTGGATTTTGCTTATGAAGTGCCTAACTTGGCTCGTTATCGGGCAAACTATTTTATGCATAAAGATGGAATAGGAGCAGCCTTTCGTGAAATTCCTGAGCAAATTATGACTATAGATGAATTACGGTTGCCTCAAGTTTTAAAAAGTTTCGCCTTACTTCCTAAAGGGTTTGTCTTAGTGACAGGACCCACAGGAAGTGGTAAATCTACTACCTTGGCAGCTATTATTGATTATGCCAACGAAAGGAGAAAAAGCAGGATTATTACCATTGAAGACCCCATTGAATTTGTCCACCAAAATAAAAATTGTATTATCTCTCACAGAGAAGTAGGAACGCACACCAAATCTTTTGCTGCTGCTCTCCGCAGCGCTTTAAGAGAAGACCCTGACATCATTTTGGTAGGAGAAATAAGGGATTTAGAAACTGCAAGGTTGGCCATGGAAGCAGCCGCTACAGGACACTTGGTATTTAGCACCCTTCATACCAGTGGAGCAACAAAAACTGTGGACCGTCTTATAGAAATGTTCCCCACGGATGAACAAGAGTTTATCCGTTCCCTTTTGGCAGACGTCATTCGAGGTATTATTTCTCAGACTTTATTTAAACGCATAGACAGACCGGGAAGGATTGCTGCTTTGGAAATAATGGTAGCTACTTATGCTGTGAGAAATCTCATCCGGGAGAACAAGACCCATCAATTATCTTCTCTTATTCAAACTGGCAAAAAATATGGCATGCAGACTTTAGATGATGCTATTTTAGAGTTTTTAAGCAAAGGGTTTATAGATCCTGAAGATGCCTATTTAAACGCCATAGATAAAGCAAAATTTAAACCCTTTTTGAAACGCATACCTAAAGATTTTACGGAGGTATAA
- a CDS encoding type IV pilus twitching motility protein PilT, whose translation MDKKIINYLIKQATNNYPELSDLLFIPYEPFEILLYGKVHRLNIIDQLGRLSPFQVETMAMALIENRRRLLKDLVTTGSCDLSYQVDNIRLRVNIFSQRTGYAIVMRKLPEKVPTIEEMDLPMVFKEISKENAGIVLFAGPTGSGKSTSIAAILEEINQTRPAHIITLEDPIEFKFISKKASFNQRELGADFNEFAMALRAALREAPHVIMVGEIRDPDTLKVALSAAETGHLVISTIHAAYSGQAIHRMIDMIGKAEEQFVRSRLAGSLRWIVCQKLVPKIDGSRLAVFEILKNNLRTQDAILGQKSAPTFYDILVKGEAFGMCTFDQGLIAAYEEGLIDEETAISHATFRSEVRKGIDQIKAKRGEKTSDIEGLTVEEMEREKYKFI comes from the coding sequence GTGGATAAAAAGATTATAAATTACCTGATTAAACAAGCCACAAATAATTATCCTGAACTCTCAGACCTTCTTTTTATACCTTATGAACCTTTTGAAATCTTACTTTATGGTAAGGTTCATAGATTAAATATAATAGACCAGTTAGGGAGGCTTTCGCCCTTTCAAGTAGAAACCATGGCCATGGCCTTGATTGAAAATAGACGGCGTCTGTTGAAAGATTTGGTCACCACTGGTTCGTGCGACCTTTCATACCAAGTGGATAACATTCGTTTAAGAGTAAATATTTTTTCCCAGCGAACGGGCTATGCCATTGTTATGCGGAAGTTGCCAGAAAAGGTGCCTACCATAGAAGAGATGGATTTGCCCATGGTATTTAAAGAAATTAGCAAGGAAAATGCGGGGATCGTGCTTTTTGCTGGTCCTACTGGAAGTGGAAAATCTACTTCTATTGCCGCCATTTTAGAAGAAATTAACCAAACTAGACCTGCTCATATCATTACTTTGGAAGACCCCATTGAGTTTAAATTTATTTCTAAAAAAGCCAGTTTTAACCAAAGGGAATTAGGTGCTGATTTTAATGAATTTGCTATGGCCTTAAGGGCTGCTCTTAGGGAAGCACCACACGTAATTATGGTAGGTGAGATTCGAGATCCAGATACACTGAAGGTGGCTTTAAGTGCTGCTGAAACAGGGCATTTGGTGATAAGTACTATCCATGCTGCATATAGTGGCCAAGCTATCCATAGAATGATAGATATGATAGGAAAGGCAGAAGAACAGTTTGTTCGCTCTCGTTTGGCAGGTTCTTTAAGGTGGATTGTATGCCAAAAGTTGGTTCCCAAAATAGACGGAAGCCGACTTGCTGTCTTTGAAATTTTAAAAAATAATTTGAGGACTCAAGATGCTATTTTGGGTCAAAAATCTGCACCCACATTTTATGATATTTTGGTAAAAGGTGAAGCATTCGGCATGTGCACTTTTGATCAAGGCCTTATTGCTGCTTATGAAGAAGGGTTAATAGATGAAGAAACTGCCATAAGTCATGCTACTTTTCGCTCTGAAGTAAGGAAAGGCATTGACCAAATTAAAGCAAAACGAGGAGAAAAAACTTCTGATATTGAAGGATTGACTGTAGAAGAAATGGAGAGAGAAAAATATAAGTTTATTTAA